AACAATTGCTCGGACTCCAGTTGTGCCATGGCTTTTTCCCCGAGCTGCTTGTAATACAGAAATTGCTTCTCCGCTGTCTCCAGAAAAACCTGATTCATATCCATCCGTTAACCACCCTTCGGAAAAGTAATATGACCCCTGATCACGTTCAGAAAGATACGTCACATGTTATTTTATTCAGGAAATGAAAATGTACCGTCTGCATTCGGTTCAAATGGAATGACTTTGCGAACCGCATCCAGATTGAGCTCTCCATAGATATGTGGATATAGTTCATTCAATTCGTAGAGATCCTCATACACCAGTTCTGGCTTCAATGCCTTCTCATCAATACTAAGTAATAACAGATCTGTGCGGCCTGCATAATATTGCCCGGCTACCCATGGGATCTGTTCCTTAGTGGAACAATGAATGAATCCGTCTGTCTCCAGGCTATCTGGTGCATACTCAGTCCCCTTTGACACTTGCTCCCACAACGAACGGGAAATAATACTATAGATCATGGTTCCGCCTCCTTCAATTTCTACGATGTACCCTATATGTCATTGGAAGTATTATAGATCATCCCGGATACGGGAGTACAATTTTTGATCCGTAAATACACCTTTGATCTTCAACTGTTTGCGTAACAAACCTTCGTACGACATGCCCAGCTTCTCCATTACGCGTGCAGAGCCTATGTTGCCTGCATTAC
The nucleotide sequence above comes from Paenibacillus sp. W2I17. Encoded proteins:
- a CDS encoding DUF952 domain-containing protein yields the protein MIYSIISRSLWEQVSKGTEYAPDSLETDGFIHCSTKEQIPWVAGQYYAGRTDLLLLSIDEKALKPELVYEDLYELNELYPHIYGELNLDAVRKVIPFEPNADGTFSFPE